The sequence below is a genomic window from Sparus aurata chromosome 6, fSpaAur1.1, whole genome shotgun sequence.
TCCTctgtaaattgaaaaaaataaatcagtgaaGCTAGCaaacaactgaaacaaagaATCATTTCCTCTGTGGTTTAATCTCTCCCCTTATATTCTATGTCCACCTGTAAAACCTACGTACACCATGTCTGAAGTATGTGTGAGGTACGCACATCATCTTTGCAATTTCAAGTCAAGTCAGCGCCTGAACCTCACAGTGGATCTTGAGTCATTTTGTGTAGGAAAAGGAGTACACGTGTTTTTGGGCTGTACACCCTGTTTAAACATCTGGCAACGGGTGCATTCGAGTTGAGAACACAAAAGGTGCCATTTTGACAGATTTTGgggtattttttaaattcaagtaTCAGCAATTTTGCCACTTGTTGTGgtaaaatattttataaaatataaacGATACCATGCATCCAGTTAACAATCCAGAAGGCCTTTGGGTTATTTCACAATGACACCTTTAATGTAACCCATCTTGAATTGCAAGTATAATATCATCTTTTCCCCCACCCTCTTCTACATTGAGTCaatgtttgtcatttctgtCATTGCTGCTGATCTTTTGTTTATGCTCCATGCTGATTTAAttgttattgttactgttttcaTTGATGTTATTCATAAGGCATATCCAAGAGCAAATGAGAAACATTGGAATGATGGTAATTACGATGATATCCCCTaaactgaaaaccaaaaaacacagaagcgAGTGGTGCCAGTGGTGATAATGGCAACGGGCCAACTGCACGcagtgatgaagctgctgaAAGTGGTGAGGGTGCAGACAGTGGTGAGCCAGCCACAGCTGGCAGGCGTTCAGGCCGTGCACGAAAAGGCCCATTGATCGTGGAGACAGTTAGTGGTAAGATTACTGGTGCTGCTTTAATTGCTGCATGGGAAGCACAATCACTGCACAAAGTCATTTGATGAGCGGATGACTTTCCCAGTGATTTGAGGGTTAACATCAAAAGTGTGTGACCACTAAGCCGAATGCTTCATTTGATCTCTAATTGGTTAAAACCCCTTTTAGAATGATGAGAGAGTTTAGCAAGAGTGGATTTAACCTTGAGAGTGCTTTGAATAAGTGATAATCAAATCTGATGCACtaatgttttctgtctgtaCTACAAGATATAATCATTTCTTCAGTTACCATAATAACTTTTGAATTGTATTAATCAAATTATATTTTAGACTTTTTTAGACATTATATTAAAACTGGTTttaaaattttacttttttgacAGATTCTTTATCAGCAGCCAATGTACTGTGTTTGTagactgtgtgaatgtgtgtgtgtgtatgtgtgtgttcgtttgtgtgtgtatgtgtgtgtgtgtgtgtgtgtaagtcaTGCACCTATGCTCTCTGTTAACAAACATGCTTGCTTTATTAAATGTTAATTCAGGATGAGTCAGTGCTATGAGGTCAATTAAATAAGCAAACTGATCCTCTTCTTGATACAACATCTTGCAACACTTGTGTTGAGACACATTCTTCCATAATTTCAAGACAGAGGACAACCGAAGCTGACTTTCCAAGATGACCATGCTATCAATCGATGTCTACACAAGACTGAATTCACATCAAACAGACAAGGATTTTTCCCTCTCACTGACCAAGGAAGTCTCAGTCTTGAGGGGgtaattttatgttttaagaatgtgtatttctttgaaGACCAAGTCAACAGAAGCAAATTAAAGCTTCGATTACAATGTTCTTTTGAGCACTGCCAAGTCAACTCTGCATCTTTCAACAAGAAGAAGGCAGAAGGTCTACCAAAAGACACTCTCTTCAAGTTTACAAGAGTGCAAAATGCACTATTCATACATCCAAATATTAATCTcttcaaatatatatatctcttcaaatatacatatatatatatatacacatatatatatatatatatatatatatatatatatatatatatatatatatactatatatatatatatatatatatatagtatatatatatacagatatatatatatatatatatatacatatatatatatatacatatatatatatatacatatatataacatataagaATATAGAGAAAATAGACAAGGATagacaagagagaaagagagatataGGACACATAATAGAGAATatacagagagaacagagatagagaagagagagagaattagagatagagagagacacaagagatagacacagagagagagacacagagagagagagacacagagagacacagagagagagagagagagagagagagagagagagagagagagagagagagagagagagagagagagagagagagagagagacagagagagagagagagagagagagaaggacagacagaaggagagagagagagagagagagagagagagagagagagagagagagagagagagagatatagagagagagagagagaatagagagagagagagagatatatatatagagagatacatatatatagagatagatatatatatagatatatagagataatatatagatatatatatatatatatatatacacacacatatatatatatatatatatatatatatatatatatgatttttatttatattttttacataaaataagTATGTAAACATGTATTGTATAACCAAATGGCATTATTATATAAACAATATCATCAGAAATGCACAAAGAAAATTTGTGATGTTGGAAAAGTGAGGTAAGTCTGTACACATCCAGACATGGATGTCTGAATTCATTGTAATTGTAGATAAACAATTACAGAAACTTAACAACTTAACAACAACTTGTATGCAGATTTCAGCTGTTGGCTGAGTACATTCACTAATGTACTGGTTGAAAAATCCTTAGATCCTGGTGTTCACTTTCATGCTGGGCTTTCTGACTGCAAAGTCATTATTGGAGAACCAGCAGAGCTGGAGTGTAAAGTCAGCAGTGAAGAGTGTGAGGGTATCTGGTACAGAGATGGAAATGAGGTAAGCAAAGGGGATAATGTGGGCTTTAAGTAGCATATAGGCTGTGATATCATTGCAGTAAGATAGTCAAATAAGAATAGGTGACTATTATATATGCATATACATTAGAGCTGCAGATAAGACTGTAATTATATTTGTGACAgtaatttgcttgtgtttttccaGATTAAATCTTCTGAGGGTATCACCATTTCAAAAGAAGGAACCTTCCACAAGCTGAAAattcacaaagtcacagaggaATTTGCTGGAACATATAAATTTGAAGCAGATGGAAGGAAGACAGAGGCCTCAATTGTTGTTGAGGGTAAGAACATTTTCCTTACAGAAATTCCTTCTCTGCATCAAGGGGTTGCCTCATTCATGAGAGTACAGCATATTGTATACAGTATGACTACGCTAAGGTTAATCTAAAGTGCATGCATAGAAACTAGATAGCATGTCTCTGCTTAAAATATCTATCTTTTTTGCTAACCATTGCAGATCCACCCAGATTTGATACTGAGGAACTGGAGGCATTTAAAACCCCTGTAACTgtgaaaaaaggacaaaaagctGCCTTCAAACTACCTTTTATTGGACGGGACCCTATTAAAATTCAGTGGTACCTTGACGGTGAAGAGCTTGCAGATGAAGGAAATATCAAGTTAGAGCATGGAGAGGGTTACACTCGTCTACTTCTGAACAAGCTGCAGCGCAAAGACAGCGGTGAAATCAAGATGAAACTCAAAAATGAGTTTGGCACAATTGAGGCCATCAGCCAGCTTGTTGTACTGGGTACGTATacaattttttacatttacagtatgttttatGTACTTGAAAAGTAAGTAGCCTACAAAATACCTGTCTAATTCTTTTGCTACAGAGTAGGTGGTCTGTTCAGCTGAGACTAATACTCTACATACTACTTTGACTCTGGCAGATAAACCCACTCCTCCAATGGGACCTCTGGAGATTGTTGAAGCCTCCTCCTCTGGAATTGAATTCAAGTGGAAACCTCCAAAAGACAGCGGTGGCTGCAAGATAGACAACTATATCCTGGAGAGAAATCAAGTTGGCCGCAACACTTGGAAAAAAGTGGGACCGATCGGTCCTGATGCCAAATTCAGGGACACCGATGTAGACCACGGCAGGAGGTACTGCTATCGCATCAGAGGGGAGACTGAGATGGGCACCAGTGAGCTGATGGAAACAGAGGACATTCAAGCTGGTACCAAAGGTAAACTCAGACCAATGATGTACCAGTCATTAAAATAGAGAAATTTCTAGGACTTCACCAAATAACACTTTTGTACTTACTAAGTAGAGTTTTGATGTGATGAGCCAAACTCTTCGCAGATTTGTGATATGCCAGTTTCCTTTGGCATATCTGGAACTCAACTTTTTTGAGGTTATCCCAGATGCTTGAGTTTTTCTAAATCTTGCTAGCATCAAAACTTGCAAGCCTGGCTGTCACACAGTCATGTGTCACAGTCCCGGGTTCAGTGCAGTGCTGGTGACTACAGAGGGGAGTTGGGACACACAAAACTATCCagttttattttggatttttgatgtaatgcataaaaaagaaaaaaacacactgacattcaATACTGTTGAATACTGATTTGAGTGTCAATTCCCATGGTGATGGTTGAAGCTTCAAAGCTTTCGGGTGAGCCCAAAAAATGTTGCTATTCAATGGAATAGTTGTGACTTTTAAAATTACTCCCAGGAATGAATACAATCCACACAGAGCTTTGCATCAAGTTGATGATCACACAAAATTGCACAGTTGACCATTAATATAATGTCATTATAGTGTTGATCTAAGGTATGAATGGTGCACCGTCAAAACCAATACGAGGTGGCTCTTGTAGATTTTTAGTTGTTTTGCACTGTACAGTTTTAGTCATGTCTCCTAAGACAGAGAATATACGGCtccacaaaagacacaagattTTCATTAAGTTGTAAGACAGTAGTCTCTTTATTATCAAGTCTCTGCAGTTAACTACATTATAAAATTGCACAGAAGAATTTCCATATGCCATGTTCTGCTCTTGATTCTGGACAAGCCTTTGTAATCATGATCAGTTCTCCCACAGTacaaaaaaaccttttagaCTCAGAAATTATTTATAGATCCCAATCTTTTTTCTACATAGCATACCCTGGAGCCCCATCAGCACCAAAGGTCGTCAGTGCCTTCAAGGACTGCATCAACCTCTCTTGGTCACCTCCAGCCAACACTGGAGGAACCAACATTCTGGGATACAACATTGAGAAACGCAAGAAGGGCAGCAACCTCTGGGGTCAGGTCAACCCACCTGACCAGATGATCACAGGTTACTCTTTTATTCATAGATCATCTATGTTTGATTATGTTATGACAGCCTGTTTCAACAAGGTGAAGGTTTAATGAATGCTGTAATTTCTGTTTATCATATTTTGCCTACGCAGCTAAGGGATTTGGTGTTAAAGATGTGGTTGAGGGCATTGAGTACGAATTCCGTGTGTCAGCAATCAACAACTCTGGAGCGGGTGAATACAGTACACCATCTGAGTTCGTGTTTGCAAGAGACCCTAAAAGTAGGTGGTCATTGTTATCACTCATTACAATCAATACAGAGCCAACAAATTGCAGCACTGAATATGAATCATATGTTACAGAGCCTCCTGGTAAAGTCAAAGACTTCAAAGTGACAGATTCCACCTACACAACTCTGTCCCTGTCTTGGACCCAACCCAAGGACATTGAGGGGGTTGAGGATGAAGCCAAGGGATATTTTGTGGAGATCCGACCTGCAGAGAGCACAGAATGGGATCGCTGCAATTCAAATCTAATCACCATGACCTCCTTTACAGTGAAAGGCTTGAAGTCAATGGCCATGTACTGGGTCAGAGTCATTGCTATGAATgacggaggagagggagagccACAGGAGCTGGATAATTACATCCTCGCTATGCCCCCTCCTGGTGAGAAAAACACTTCAAAGTTACATATGTCAAATAGTTCCATTTGTATAATGCTACAGGGAATCCTCTTTTACATAGTTGTATTCATCAGTTGTATAGTAAAGAAGATAGAATTTAACATCTTCTGAAGGTAGAAGTCATTGTGAAAGACTAAATTGAGTAAACCTGAAGAGATTCATAGAAAATCAACTTGGAGTTACTGTGATCGGGATCAGTGAAGCCTGGGTTAAACAAGACAAACGCACTGATGAACTGAGCAGTCTATTTGGCTTTTAAATCTTATCACCAGTCATGACAGATGAAAGCCACGACCAAGACTTTTTGTTACTTTAATGTCAGTATTTAATGTGACTTAAAATATGTTTATCATTATACACCTTCTGGCCACATTATTAGGTACACCTGTAACATTTAATGCAATCCTGTGCAACAGCTCATATATGGAACATATATTACGATACGATACTATACAAAATACCTTATTAAACTGAGGTCCACCATACATATAGGACAAACAAGTTGGACAATAATAAAGGAGACAGAGTCAATATGACCGTACCCTCACATATTCAACATATTCATTGCTAGCAGCATTCCATAGCACTTTCTTTGGTCACAGTCCAAGTCATTGAAACCATGTCATCATCCCATCAATTAACATCGACACTGTCATTATTGACAGAGACAATGTTCATCAAAAAACTTCATTGACTTCCTGAATCTCTCAGAGAGGCACCTCCGCAATTTGACCTGAATTAAGCTAATAATGGCCAGTGTTTCTAAAAGCTTTTTTAAGAAAGGTGTTAATTACTACTTGTAATACTTGTATCATAGTGGTTGCTGTTAATGGTGGTGTTTCTActgttcttcttccttcatgctTAAAATGGCCtgaacaagacatttgagaCACTAATCAATATAATGCAGCCCAATTTAACAGCATTGTAAACTACAACCTCAATAACAAGTATATTAATAAATGATTCTCTGATAGTCAATCAAAATTGAACATTATCATCTTTATATGGAGGAACATATGGCAGAACAGTTGTATCGGATTGTATTAGATCTTATAAAGTGGTCACTGAGTGTATGTTTTGTGTAATGCGACTCTAAAAATGCAACAGCAAACATAGTTTATAAAATCAGGATATCAAACAATATGtacatttgcagaaaaaaatactgtGTTTTTGTAGAAATCAAAAAATTTTACAACACAATTGTAAGCACCTAAAACTAGTTGTTGTCAATTTGGTTGAATTATAGTGATAAGGCTATGTTTGGATCAGAAATGAATCATCATAAGTTATTGTCTGGTTTTCCCTGCCATCAACATcaaaattaatgacaaaaaGTGACCAATTTTTCACCCAATTTCCACCTACTTAGTGAGACCACGATTCACTGATGCCAAAATCAAGAGTTTCATGGTGGTGAGAGCAGGAAATTCTGCACGATTCAACATCAACTTTGAGGTAACTACGGACGTAATTAAAAAGACTTCTGACAATGCAAATATTTATAATGATAACGTTAGTCTTCTGACAAATCGGACAAAGTATATTTCCCTATTTTTGTAGGCTTCTCCTTGGCCTGATATCACCTGGCAGAAAGATGGAGCGCCAGTGTCTAAAAAGGTAACCATCAGCAACACAGAGGGAACATCTCAGCTTCTGATTCCTTCTGCTGAGCGCTCAGATACTGGAATCTACTCTATCATTGTCAAGAACATTGTCGGTCAAGAAACATACAGCATTGAAATTAGAGTCACAGGTGAGTAAAATACTGTATCAATAATTTACTCCTTTTCCATATACTGTCAATaaaaagaattttaaaaaaaaaccttcgtATTTTAACTCCAGATGAGCCAAAGCCACCAGGTCCTGTGGAGGTCGACGAAAACGTGCCTGGCACAGTGACCGTCTCATGGACCGCGTCGCCAGATGAGAAACGTGATGACAGGCTGCACTACATGGTGACTCAACGTGACTCAAGTAAAAGACAGTGGCACACCGTTGCAGATCACATCTTCAACAACAGATTCACAGCCTGCAACATTATGCCGGGCCGAGAATACCAGTTCCGAGTCTACGCAAAGAACGACATGGGCTCCTCAAAACACTCTGAATCACCAAAGTGGCTGATTACTGCCAAAAAAGGTATGGAAATGCAGACACAGGCTTAAGCAAATACAGTACTTACTTACTACCCACATATTACTACACTACTACACTACAGAGTACTAAGGCTACCAGCAGATCTGAATTGTCTGTGTACTTTCTTTCCCTGTGTATCTCTATTAAACCAGCTAATTCAGTGTATTCAATAAGAAGAGACTGATGCCATTTGGACAAAGTAcagcattgtttttgtttatttgtttgctttgtctgtttctgtgtgcttTAATGACATTGCATTCTGGGCAATGCAATGGAAGCTCACAAACTGGTTCATGTGTCGATCCTGTTTTAGACTGATGGCATCGCCCCCGTTTAGAGCTCACATTATCACATTATCGCAAATATTTTCTTCCCTGCAGAGTGTCCAAACCATCAGGCCGTCACATTAGCAGACGCAGAAACAGAAGagtaaacattatttttgctTTACAATTCTAACTCCATGCAATGCATATCTGCTTTCTTCCAGAAAAGTTCACTCTAAACATGCCAGAATCAAAGGTCACTGATCTACAGTGTCCTCCCAAGTTCATTGTCCCACTGAAAATGCACACAGCTCCTCAAGGGTATGAATGCTACATGAGTTGTGCTGTAAAAGGAGACCCGACACCACATGTCACATGGCTCCGCAACAACATCAGTTTGAATACCAACACTAACTACTTCATCTCCAACACCTGCGGAGTCTGCTCACTGCTCATATTGAGGGTCGGAGCTAAAGACACCGGGGAGTACAAGGTTGTTGCTGAAAACGGGATGGGAAGGGCCGAGTGCTCCACCAAACTGACAGTCAGAGGTAAATTTTAAATAGAATGTGCCTACGCTTTAAAGACGCTGTAAATGTTGTGCATACTTACTTACTAACAATATCGGAAATCTGAAACAAATAACTggctttctctttctttcttccagaGTAAATGGACAAACTGAAGATGGTAGAATTGCTCTAAAACACCAACAGAAACCAAGCTGCTGTTGGGAGTCACATAATTTATCTTCAGAGTTAAGCAAACCCCTAGAATGCAGTAATATTTAATGTGATACCTTCCTTTAAGGTTTTTAACTATTTGAATAAATGGAAACCTCTGCAGGAATTTGCTCATCAAAGTTGAACTCACAATAAGGTCTTGGGCGTAATAAGTTGCTGAAATATAAGCCACGCATTggtttgttatttgtttgttttaaattttgCAATTTCTATAGAATGGAAGCTTGAAATACTAAGTTGCAATCTCACATATTTGAACTGCAATAACATGCATGTTAAACCGCTAGAATATTTAGACTATATGACACTTTGAAGAAGTTATTTATTGAAGTtatatgttaaaatgtttgtctgAGGTGTATGgtactgtttttctttcagttaaTATTTAGTTGGAGGTTTTTGTTTCAATATATAGTGATTGTTTGGTtgcaattgttttgtttttctcaactGAGGATTTAAAATCTTCccctcaattaaaaaaaacaaaaaaaaacaatttaatacAATGTTATTGTCTGTTCTACCTGTGGACATTTATGTGTGGGTTTGgtgtaaataaatatttcatactGCTATTGTGAATGATTTTATCTGACCTGCATCTGACTTTGAAagacattaaacatttaacacaaaatacttttacaatgacaataaagacacaTGCTGATAGACTTGGACATATATTGTGGCTCTGGTTCAAGTCTTACAAAGCCAGCAGGAATCATAATTCAGGCCACTTTATTATCCCCAAGAGAGTTTTATGTGAATTATCTATCTCCAGTTGTCTTGTGTTACCTCTCCAAGCATTTTTGTGGGGTCAGACATCTGTCCAAGTTTAGAAGCACTGAAGAAGAGACGGGGTTAACGGTTACACCCACGCCTTTAACATGACTGACTAGTGCAGGGTGACACTTCTCATTTTCAAAGTGACGTGCCTATTACAGTGCTAAAATAAGTGCTACTTGGCAACTTAGGCCTGTTCTTTTTAATGAGACAGTAAGAAATAATAATGGTTCATTAGTATTAGCATGAGGTTTAGCTTGTTTAGTTTGCTTTTCCTCTGCTGTATccagagcagcacagagcaaATAGGAATATTTATGCAAATTGCCTAATATTTGGAGCAAGATTTCAGCATAAAAGTACGatcaattattttttcaaaaaatgtgtaataaacatttttttgaacaAATGCacaaagcttaaaaaaaaaattaaaaaatctgtATCTAATTGACACTTACCTCTTGTTCAATGATTGGATGAAGATCAGTCAGCATGGTGTGCAATTAAGCTAATGGAGAGGCAGCTCAGCCCACCGGCACTTCACTTCTCATGATGCTTTTGAAAAAGAGCAGCCAAAAGCACCCTGCTGCACAGCTAAAGCTGAAATTTCAGTTTTGAGGGAGGGATTAGGGTGGCTTCACTGCTGCATTTCCTCTTGTGCCCCCTTTTCAAGAACCTATAGCACTTTAGGGGCCAAAGTACATGACAGTAAACCTATCCCCAAGAGGCAGAGGGAAAAAGCAGTGGGTAAGGTTGCTCCGAGTGTCTCTGAAAGGCTTTATTGCCTCTCAAACTGCCAAGCCCACACACAAGAATCCGCTGGAACCTGGCTGGCAACACGCAGCAGAGAACAGCAGTTAACTTGACACAGATAGTAAGTACATTTAAATTAACTGGGCACGTTCCCAATTCTAATAAATACATGGAATTTCAATCATCAATATCTTCTTTATTTTGTCAGCTAATCTTTGTAAATATGTTCTTTGAGCTAATCTGACACCAGTCTGCATGTTACTCTTTATCAAGCATAAGTGTACGAGGCAAAGAGATCTCACTAGTTAGCTGAAGTGACAATTCTTATTTAATTTTGACAGCAGTTTATAGAAATTGTAGTAACTCTCAAGTTTAAATTAAGTTTTAAGTTCTGTGTTAGAAAAATTTTGTTTATGACACACGCTTTTAGACAAGCAGAATATTCTTATCTGAATGAGAAATAATGCGAAACAGGAAAATGTTAAAGAGAGAtcaatattaaactaatgattAGTGCAAGAGAGTAATGGTGAATACAGAAACAGGACACTTtacatacaaatacacattaCAATCACCCACACTTTTTCCTCCTGCAAAGACTAACTATTGCAGTACATTGTCAAacttaaatataatattttattcagtattctatcacaaaaaaatgacaaataataaAAGTATATGCGCTGCGGCTAAGTGCAGCTCTGAGATTTGGGTCATAGACCTGACAAGATATTCATAAATCAGTTCACTCCTAACACCCTTGGCACAGCTATTTTTTCTCTATGACAAATATAGCTTCACAGCAGCGCACCAAGTGTTGCAAAGCTGCTAAACATGCAGGTACTTCTTCAACTAACAGAATCTGGCATCATTCAGtttgataaatgtatttaaatagtTTAAGTGGCTATCAAACTAATGATTGGCTAATACAAGAACAAAAATGCTTCTGTCATTAGACTTATGAGATCATAAAAGTTTGGGAAGATGGTGAAGACAAAGTAATTTATACAAGATACTATTAGATATATACAGTATGAGTTCATCATTCTAACTCTTAAATGAAATTGGAAAAGACAATACTTTTAGCATTTTTGAATTATTGCTGTAAGATGTCACATGTCGGTATACTAATGTGACCGTCTTCGTCTTTGAGATTCCATTTTTGTAATAATACGAATTCTAAAACCATTATCCATATTTACTGAAATGCACTTTTGatttgttaatgttttgaaaatggGTGTCTGAAGCTTATCCTTACAGAGTATTGACTACCGAGCATGAAATCTGACTAATAAAAAACTGTTGCAAAAATCAATCATTAATTGATGCAATTAAAGTGCCTTTTCTGTTTCACCTTTTATCTTTTCACATATTTCTCCAGATAATTCAGGGCTAAAAAGAAAGCAACCTGACCCTAAATACAAAGATGCTTCTGACTAATGTTACGTTTGCTTACGTCACTTCCTGAGTCATGATAGATAGTTTTATGAGGTATGTGACCTACTGCCTGCAAAATTAGTCCGGTCACCTGCAAGAATTTACAAAGAGAATTTTAAGAATGTACTGATCATAGAAATTCTTTCATTTATAGCACAGATAGAGTTACTAACATTGGGCACCATGGCACCATTTATGACACTGGTATTACTCATATTGTCTGACAttgacaaaatcaaatcaattttatttatatagcccaaaaaccacaatcacattgcctcagtagGCTTAACAAAATGTACAGTGAACGCATGCCATAATATTATTTAACCCACATTGAAGGAGGCATGAATTGTGTCACAGAATATCTTTTCTATCTTTTCAAGGATAGGCTTTACTTAACATTCATGAACATTCAACTGCCTTAAGCTGCTTGTTAAAACAATGATAAGTGATACCCATTACAGATTCAGACCATCTGGAAGAGATTGACTGCATGTCAGACAGATGGGGATGGTTGCTAACAGTGGTCAAGCCATGCTAACAGCTCTAGACTGCATTGAAACTCTAGGATATGTTACAGTAAGCGCTGACATAGGCAAAAATAACCTTATTATATATTCCAAGCGACAGCCTAAGTCGTGACTGATTAAAATGGTATGTATGCGTTCCAAACATTCTGCCTTTTTAAGtgattgataacatttttatcattCGCAGAGAAGCTGTTGTCTCAGTCAAGATGTTTAAAATACGTAAAGCTAAGGATGACGAGCCCACGGCTCCAGGGCAGGGTAAGTAAATAGATTATTTTTCACTgccaaacaataaaatatgcattttaaaCTAAATGCAGATACAGTAGCCTGAGAGGGTTTGTGAAGTATGATTGTACTAAACCACTCAAAGCTTCTTCACAAGTGTAAATAATGCAATTACTTATCTCATCTAATGACAGTGAAAATTAGAAAGAGGTCAAGGGT
It includes:
- the igfn1.1 gene encoding immunoglobulin-like and fibronectin type III domain-containing protein 1.1 isoform X1, translated to MWKKSKVTDQTAAGQTVDGSEGVHPDDKGIRKKSKVPGVMITQFKEELPEGMTTPDFTRKPIALTIQEGKLAVFKAKITGNPTPTVTWGRANGEIHYHPDVCLQKYDEATQEHTIEFPKVSPEDADTYKCFATNEHGRAVCTVVLNVIEVGFSKTREMQKTQVEDVADFRKKLKKRNPDGTREEKPMDSEEKVWEILLSADKKDYERICAEYGITDFRGMLKRLNEMKKEREEEIAAFVTHISTLKHIEVKDDDCATIELDMELKDPTSKIFLYKDGVMVPFTQEGADELKHNLKQVGKKYVFTIKKLGIEDAGLYSVDVGGVNVFSTDFKVPEVDFAVKIQEVKALEREDALFQCVLTAPMSEIKWYGKSALLTNGEKHEIIVSEDKLIHKLIVRDCMPLDGGIYAAVAGIKSCNAFLVVEADKDPSNKGKKAARKTTMAGAGDDADLARIAKEQQERYQKEMEEKIEKAKQAQAEREVTEAAAKAEAEKAAAEAKAAAKAKRAAAAKKKKEARAAAAAGGAAGAAGADGAAGAAGAGGAAGAGGAAGAGGAAGAGGAAGAAGAAGAGGAAGAGGAAGAGGDGTDGAGVGGAAGSGAGAKGGAEGGAGVGDEDFEDGDEYDSFEDSDEEFEGEGGGEGGGGRGGKGGRRRGGKGGEGEEGGEGEEEGEEGGEGGGKGGKRRRRKKEGSLVPDTVIGDNYDEESTNQQGGKTGKKGKRHRKKVVEVEEAVVEASGASGDNGNGPTARSDEAAESGEGADSGEPATAGRRSGRARKGPLIVETVSDPGVHFHAGLSDCKVIIGEPAELECKVSSEECEGIWYRDGNEIKSSEGITISKEGTFHKLKIHKVTEEFAGTYKFEADGRKTEASIVVEDPPRFDTEELEAFKTPVTVKKGQKAAFKLPFIGRDPIKIQWYLDGEELADEGNIKLEHGEGYTRLLLNKLQRKDSGEIKMKLKNEFGTIEAISQLVVLDKPTPPMGPLEIVEASSSGIEFKWKPPKDSGGCKIDNYILERNQVGRNTWKKVGPIGPDAKFRDTDVDHGRRYCYRIRGETEMGTSELMETEDIQAGTKAYPGAPSAPKVVSAFKDCINLSWSPPANTGGTNILGYNIEKRKKGSNLWGQVNPPDQMITAKGFGVKDVVEGIEYEFRVSAINNSGAGEYSTPSEFVFARDPKKPPGKVKDFKVTDSTYTTLSLSWTQPKDIEGVEDEAKGYFVEIRPAESTEWDRCNSNLITMTSFTVKGLKSMAMYWVRVIAMNDGGEGEPQELDNYILAMPPPVRPRFTDAKIKSFMVVRAGNSARFNINFEASPWPDITWQKDGAPVSKKVTISNTEGTSQLLIPSAERSDTGIYSIIVKNIVGQETYSIEIRVTDEPKPPGPVEVDENVPGTVTVSWTASPDEKRDDRLHYMVTQRDSSKRQWHTVADHIFNNRFTACNIMPGREYQFRVYAKNDMGSSKHSESPKWLITAKKEKFTLNMPESKVTDLQCPPKFIVPLKMHTAPQGYECYMSCAVKGDPTPHVTWLRNNISLNTNTNYFISNTCGVCSLLILRVGAKDTGEYKVVAENGMGRAECSTKLTVRE